ATGGATGACGCAAAATGGACGCCAGTCTGCAGCATGCGTGCGCATGAAAAAAGCAGGCAAAGCCGCTATGAGTTTCAAATAAGAAATGAAAAGCTGGTAGGTGCCGGCGTTCGACCTGCCGGAAGGCAGCTCCCTGCTGACTTCGCCCTCGCTTTGCTACCGCCAGGCCTTCTGTGCTGGGCCAAGCCAGTGAACTGGCCACCCCAAGCATCGCCCTAGCCCCCAACGTCAGGACACCGAACGTTACGCATAGGCGCTTGAGCAAGCGGGCTCCTTACTATCCGGTGACTGGCTGGCCGGGCTTAAGCGTTGAAGCTAATAGTTCCAACCATACTTCAATCCCTGCCTCGCCTATATTTGAGGACTGTTAGCCCATGAAAAGCTGGCTGGCTCCAAAGCGCTTACCCGGCGCCACGATCTGCTCCTGAGCGGTCACCAGCGGCAGATCGCGCGCGCCTTCGGCGGTCTGCTCGACCAGCGCGTAGAGCGTTGCCGTGGCCAGTTCCAGTGCCTGCGGCAGCGCCTGTCCGGCCAACAGCCGGCCCAGCAGCGTGGCCGAGAACACATCGCCCATACCGTTGGGCAATGGATGCAACGCCAGGCGTGGGGTGGTCACCAGCCAGGCACCCTCTCCGTTCACCGCCAGCGTACCCAGCTCGCTGTCAGGAATATCCGGCGTGGCCAGGCTAGTGACGATCACCACATCCGGGCCACGACCACGCAACTGCCGGGCGACCTTCACCGCCTCCTGTAGATTGGCCGGTTTAGAGCCGGTGAGCAGCTCGAACTCAAACTGGTTAGGCGTGATGATGTTGGCAAAAGGAATCGCCTGGTCGCGAAGAAAATCGGGAATCGCCGGATTGACGAACACGCCGCGCCCGACGTCGCCCATCACCGGATCGCACAGGTAGCGAACCGCCGGGTTGTGTTGGCGGATCTCGCCCACCGCCTCGAGAATCACCCGCCCGGTATCGGCATCACCGAGATAACCAGAAAGCACCGCCGACAACCGCGGCAGCACACCGCGCTCACGCAGCCCGAGCAGCACCTCGCGTACATGCTCGGCGCCGAACACTTGGCCACGAAACTGGCCGTAGCCGGTGTGATTAGAGAACTGCACGGTGTGGATCGGCAGCACCTCGAAGCCCAGCCGCTGCAGCGGGAAAACCGCAGCAGCATTGCCGACATGGCCCCAGGCAACGTGCGACTGAATGGACAGAACGAGGGACGGTAGCTTAGCGCTCATGAAGGTCTCGGGTGGTTGGGTACGGCGAAACGGAGATTATTCGTCAAGCCACGCGGCCCTGTCACGCCTGGGCCGCCACGACACAACCCGCTACCGTACTTGCTCGCAATACTGGCATATAGCCGTACGACCCGCGTTATCATGCCCGCGCCAGCGTTCGGCATGAGCACAAGGAGCAGCAGATGAGCGATTCGCGCCAGGCGGCGTTTGCCCGGGAATGCGACCTGATCATGAAAGGCGGCATCACCAGTGGCATCGTCTACCCGCTGGCCATCACCGAAATCGCCAAGGCGTTTCGCCTGCGCAGCATCGGCGGCACCAGCGCTGGTGCCATCGCCGCGGCTGCAGCGGCCGCTGCCGAACTGGGCCGCCAGCGCTATCAGCAAGGTGAGTTGAGCAGCGACCCAGCCGGCTTCGCGACAATCGAACGACTGCCCCAACACCTCTGCGTGCCCGCCGCCAATGGCCATGGCACCAAGCTGCTGGCGCTGTTCAAGCCGGCCCCGGCAGTACGCCCCCTGTTCGATACCTTCATCGCCATTCTGGAGGCCAAGGGAAAAGGCCCCTGGGCGCGGTTGTTCGCGCCATTGAAAGTCATGCTCCTGCGCCACAAGCTCGCCGCCCTGGTCGGCGCGATGCTGGCAGGCGGGCCGCTGTGGTGGAGCGCCATCAATAGCGCCAGCGCCCTGGTCTGGCTCTGGGTGCTGCTGTTTGCCGCACTGGGTGGCGTCGCGGCCGTGCTCGGACGCATGGCTATGGTGGCATTGCGCGAATTCCCGGCGAGCGGTTTCGGCCTGTGCAGCAGCATGCCAACGGCCGATGACGACGCCCCGGATGAAGCCCTGACCACCTGGCTGGCCCAGTACTTCGACCAGCTCAGCGGCCAACACGACTACTGCGCCGGCCAGGTCGACGCTATCAAATGCGAGCGCCCCTGACCTTCGGCGATCTGCGCCGCCATGGCATCGACCTGCAGGTGATGACCACCTGCCTGCCCTGCGCGGCTTCCTCGCCCTGCTCAGCAACGTTGCCAAGGACTGGAACCACGAAACCCTGTCGCTGATGCCCGGCTTTCGCGACCGTATCGGCCTGATCCAGCTGACCCGCTAAGAAGGCGGCCTCAACCTGACCATGCCCACCGAGCGCATCGAACGGCTGACCCGTTACGGACGTGAAGCCGGCCAGCAGTTCGTCCTGCGCTTCGGCGACCCGCAGCACTGGCAGCCCGGCGCCCAGGCATCGCCGATGAACTGGGAGAACCACCAGATCATCCGCCTGCGCCTGCAACTGGCCAGCGTCGCTGAACAACTACAGAGCTTGGAAAGAGCCTGCCGCGAACTGCACGGCACCGAGCAGGACTACCAGCGCTTCTTCAGCGCCGATGCCAGGCGCTACAGCTACCCTTTCAAAGGCCTGCATGACCTGGAGCAAGACCCGGATACCGGCCTGTATCGCACCCAGGCCGGCCTGGCGCAGGCCATGTTAGGCAAACTGCGGGAGATCGCCCAGATGATCGAACAGCACCCGGACAGTCACCCGGCGATCGACGCCCCAAACCCACGCCTGAACTCAAGCTGCGGCCGCGTCTGTAGGGCGCCAGCAAACGACAAGCCTCCCAAATCAGAGCGTGTGAAAACGCACTGACGCCAGAAAAATCCAACGCCCCGACTGGTTCGGGGCGTTGGTGTTTTTGATGCTTGGAAATGGAAAGCGGGATTTACCCCAACAGCTCGATCAACCGACGGGCACCCATCACATTGATGGCACGCTTCAGGTTGTAGGCGTTGACCGCCAGGGCCATTTCCGTCCGAGCGCCCTGCAGTTGTCGGAGCAGGAAGCGACCATTACCCAAAATCCATTGCTTCAGGTTGCCGAAGGGATGTTCGACGATGGAGCGGCGCCTGACCATCATCTCTGGATGCACCTGCATCCGCTGATGCATGCGCTCGAATGCGGCCTCATGGACATGCCGAGTCACGTGTCGGCGCTTGGCCTTGGTGCAGCGTGATTTCAATGGACAAGCCGTGCAGTCGCCGCGTAGAGCATAAATGCGCTGTAGGCCGTTTACCTGCTTGAGCGGTAACCATTGGCCTGCAGGGCATTGGTACTGGTCGTTTTCTACGTCGTAGCTGAAGGCGCTGCGATCGAATAGCGGCGTGTCGTCGCCCTTGTTATTTATGCCCCGATTCTCCGGCACATAGGCCGTAATCCCAGCATCATCACACGCTTGAAACTGCTCACCATTGGAGTAGCCCGCATCGGCTGTAACCGTCAGCTCTTCCTGCGCCAGGATCGCCTGGGCAGCCTTGGCCATAGGTTCCAGTTGTTGGTTATCGCTGCCGTCCTGAGTGACAGCATGATGCACGATCAGCCCATGCTCGCCATCCACCGCGCTTTGCACGTTATAAGCCACGCGAGCCCCCTGGTGGGTACGCATCATGCGGGCCTCGCTCTCACCCACTACGAACTGCTCCAGCCCCTGTACCTCCATCAACGCCTGGGCTGTCAGGTTATCGGCATGTCGGCTCTCCAGCTGCTGCAGCGCAGCCTTGACCGCACTGCGATCAACCACTTCAGCGGCCTCACTGCGGTCAGCCTCGTCCAGTTCGGCCAGATAACGGGCGATCTGCGCCTCCAGCTTGCCTTGTTGACGCTTGAGCTTCGTCAGGCTCAGATGCTTGCGTTGCGACGCTACCGCCTGAAACTTGCTGCCATCGATGGCCACGAGTTGCCCGCTGATCAGTCCCACCTGGCGACAGAACTGGACGAAGGTGCGGCAGGTCGCCTGAAAAGCAGCGCTGTTGTCCTTGCGAAAATCAGCAATGGTCTTGAAATCCGGTGCCAATCGGCCCAGCAGCCACATCACCTCGACATTGCGTTGGCACTCGGCTTCCAGGCGCCGGGAGGAGCGGATGCGCTGGAAGTAACCGTACAGATAAAGCTTGAGTAGATCCGCTGGATCATAGCCAGGACGTCCAGTCTTGAGTGGTTCGGCCTTGCTGAAACCCAGAGCCTGCAAATCCAGGCGGGCGACATAGGCCTCGATCACCCGTACCAGGTGATCCTCCGGCACCAGCTCCTCCAATGTGGGAGGAAACAGGCTGCTTTGCTGACGACCTTCGCCCTGGATGTAGCCCATAAACGACAATGCCCCCATCGAATGATGGAGGCATTGTCTTCAGCTTGCTCTCCGACTGCTAGGTTTTCACACAGTCTGAAATGGGAGCCTTGTTTGCACACGACTGGGGTGATCAGCTACCCGGATGGGCATAGGCCTCTTCGAAGAAATAATCCTTCCAGGACGCCGCCTTGTTCTTCAGCACACCCAGCTCATGCAGCTTCTCGGCATAGATGAACGTGCGCTGCGGCGAGATGGTGAAGTCGTTTTCCAGGTCCTCGATGATCTTCTTCACGAAGTCCAGCGGCAGCTTGGAGTTCTCCACGCGAATGTACGTCTCGGCGGCTGCGGCCTTGTCTGCCTTGATGATCTGCTCGGCTTCCACCAGCGCGTCATAGAAGGCCTTGTA
The genomic region above belongs to Pseudomonas sediminis and contains:
- the pdxY gene encoding pyridoxal kinase PdxY, whose amino-acid sequence is MSAKLPSLVLSIQSHVAWGHVGNAAAVFPLQRLGFEVLPIHTVQFSNHTGYGQFRGQVFGAEHVREVLLGLRERGVLPRLSAVLSGYLGDADTGRVILEAVGEIRQHNPAVRYLCDPVMGDVGRGVFVNPAIPDFLRDQAIPFANIITPNQFEFELLTGSKPANLQEAVKVARQLRGRGPDVVIVTSLATPDIPDSELGTLAVNGEGAWLVTTPRLALHPLPNGMGDVFSATLLGRLLAGQALPQALELATATLYALVEQTAEGARDLPLVTAQEQIVAPGKRFGASQLFMG
- a CDS encoding IS1182 family transposase; translation: MGYIQGEGRQQSSLFPPTLEELVPEDHLVRVIEAYVARLDLQALGFSKAEPLKTGRPGYDPADLLKLYLYGYFQRIRSSRRLEAECQRNVEVMWLLGRLAPDFKTIADFRKDNSAAFQATCRTFVQFCRQVGLISGQLVAIDGSKFQAVASQRKHLSLTKLKRQQGKLEAQIARYLAELDEADRSEAAEVVDRSAVKAALQQLESRHADNLTAQALMEVQGLEQFVVGESEARMMRTHQGARVAYNVQSAVDGEHGLIVHHAVTQDGSDNQQLEPMAKAAQAILAQEELTVTADAGYSNGEQFQACDDAGITAYVPENRGINNKGDDTPLFDRSAFSYDVENDQYQCPAGQWLPLKQVNGLQRIYALRGDCTACPLKSRCTKAKRRHVTRHVHEAAFERMHQRMQVHPEMMVRRRSIVEHPFGNLKQWILGNGRFLLRQLQGARTEMALAVNAYNLKRAINVMGARRLIELLG